In a single window of the Tribolium castaneum strain GA2 chromosome 8, icTriCast1.1, whole genome shotgun sequence genome:
- the LOC103314243 gene encoding transposable element P transposase — MKKDLTFTQNGECKTAKWKHIEQLYAIDNCEETRLGPKLADGHIFEKKMNKMKVSTMAQVFSHTVGSLIKRLSKWDTKTAYNVDAEGVHTGDFILFIDELFDSLNSNNAHAPSNKPLKSGFRRNSPHEEFWRNAIKVLETVRWYNLEKGINVKIPSIINLIKTLKGFIEIKRRLTARVSYVLSREINQDCLENFFASLRGHGRFNKSPDVAHFVSSFKALLVNNFFSRHSPRANCEEDFSTGVLGTLRCFLTGEEIAGISSLENEDLAIPSAEGNTQLHQQKSRVAKATIAYVAGYVAKKILQNYGQCEECVKMLTHSDGDVPMAVIEARQYRLSTLTKPGSYLYFVTSECVSRLLFYIPRICYKQFISVLLRELINSELDFNVLNCNIHPTLGNSVVEFQIRVMLFYWAKQINLILKGNRNEFLKNKTLRATDPIKVHAHNMYLKRKKQNI; from the exons ATGAAAAAAGATTTAACTTTTACACAAAACGGAGAGTGTAAAACTGCTAAATGGAAGCACATTGAGCAGTTATACGCAATAGATAATTGCGAAGAGACAAGATTAGGTCCAAAATTGGCGGACGGGCACATCTTCGAAAAAAAGATGAACAAAATGAAAGTGTCTACGATGGCCCAAGTATTTAGCCATACTGTGGGTAGCTTAATAAAGCGATTATCAAAGTGGG ATACGAAAACGGCGTATAATGTAGATGCTGAAGGAGTGCATACCGGggattttattctttttatagACGAATTGTTTGACAGCCTTAATAGCAACAATGCGCATGCCCCTTCAAACAAACCGCTGAAGAGCGGCTTCAGGAGGAATTCCCCTCACGAGGAATTTTGGAGAAATGCCATAAAAGTTTTGGAAACTGTCCGCTGGTACAACCTCGAAAAAggaattaatgttaaaattccttcaataattaatttaattaaaacattgaaAGGTTTTATAGAAATCAAACGAAGGTTGACTGCTCGAGTTTCATACGTGCTTTCTCGAGAAATAAACCAGGACTGTCTGGAGAACTTTTTTGCGTCCTTAAGAGGACATGGACGCTTTAATAAGTCCCCGGACGTTGCTCATTTTGTTTCAAGTTTTAAAGCGCTCTTggtgaacaattttttctccAGACATTCACCAAGAGCGAACTGCGAGGAGGATTTTTCGACGGGGGTGTTGGGCACATTAAGATGTTTCCTGACAGGAGAAGAAATTGCCGGCATATCCAGTCTAGAAAATGAAGATTTAGCAATACCATCGGCTGAAGGTAATACTCAGCTTCACCAGCAAAAAAGCCGCGTGGCTAAAGCTACAATAGCATACGTAGCTGGATATGtcgccaaaaaaattttacaaaactatgGCCAATGTGAAGAATGTGTCAAGATGCTGACACATTCTGATGGTGATGTTCCGATGGCAGTAATTGAAGCCAGACAGTACCGCCTGTCAACTCTCACAAAGCCTGGAAGCTATTTGTATTTCGTCACATCAGAATGTGTCAGTagattgttattttatattcCGAGAATATGCTATAAACAGTTCATTTCTGTCCTTTTACGGGAACTTATAAATAGTGAACTTGactttaatgttttaaattgtaacaTACATCCTACTTTGGGCAATAGTGTTGTCGAATTTCAAATTAGAgttatgttattttattgggcgaaacaaataaatttgattttaaaagggAACAgaaacgaatttttaaaaaataaaactttacgTGCGACGGACCCTATCAAAGTTCATGCCCACAATATGTaccttaaaagaaaaaaacagaataTTTAA